TTTTATCTAGTCTCCCACTCTTGTCTACAACTGCATACTTGTTATTCATGGAAGTTGCCGGTTCTGTATTTTCACCAAGCCTATCTCTCTTGTTCACCACAGCATACTCTACATTATTTCCTGTACCCAGTGTTACGTGTTCTACTTTGTATCCTAATTCTTCCTTTGTAACTTGCGTTTTACCTTCCTGTTGAATTCCtggttttaatttgtatttgctATTAGAACTAAAGTTTTCATCAATTGAAATGTAATCGCCATCAATGTTCTGCGTACTCTCTACTTCCTGTCTACCTTCTAACTCTACTGTGTGATAATTACCATCCGTAATATCACATTGTTCACTTGATTGGTAAATAATGTTACGCTTCAGTCCTTCAGAATCGTAATCCGGATCCCTGACAGACTTCATTTGGCTCTGTTCTAGATCTTTATCATTGCAATCATGTCCGGAACCATTCTTACGTGTTCTCCTACAGTACAATTTTAAGTTAATATCATTGTATCTATattgtaaacacattttaacaTCACATTAATAAGTAATAGTAAAAGTTCAATGATAAGttcatattgatattaaaagacATCCGAACAAAAAGAGATGTTCAGATCCACGAGCCCTGTACCTTTTTTCCTTTCCTTTATActactttattattttatttcattgacaCTTTACGAAATTAAGCATCTCACAGAGTTAGATAACTTTAAGTTAAATAAAACTATCAATTATAACCAATACATCGTGTATGCAAGACGATGGCAATGACGCATATTCATTTGACCGTAAGCCTTGGTGTATGATTTGAAACACATTAGTATTATCCAGAGCATTCAATGAATCAgaatcgtttcttttgttgcaATGTGTAAATTTCCATTATTCTAAAGGGGAATTGAGATTAGGGTATGGATTGCATTCACTCTCTCATTTGATCGGTAGCAGTTCATTTGCGCAAATTTCTAATTTTTAGTTGAATGATTTATGCAATTTACTATTTTCAAGATGAATGATTTGTGCCATTTACTATTTTCAAGATGATGGTTTGTGCCAATTACTATTTTGTTATTGCGccttaaataattttcaaaggtAAAAAACTCAATATAAAAACCCCTCATAAgataattacatgtactagaacaaaGTACTTTTACCATGTATATATAGTAACTACTGCTATGGCTATAACAGAAGTAAACGCCCCAGCGCTAGCACCAATGATAACATACAGAGTCCAATTAGCATCTGGAAAATAGGAAATTTGAcgtgtatgtatatttttaatacgtttaaatttaaataataagccatctttgaaatattttcttaattgtacatgttgtacatgtAGGTACGAAGTAATTTAGTGGAAATATATATTGGATGTGATTGGAAAAAATGctcatttcttaaaattaccattattttattgtattgcatGCATTTTGCTTTAGTGCTTgctatacttttatttataataagttAAGTAAAAGATATGTTTTTGTCTGCACAATATTTATTTGGTATGTATTTAGATAGCTATTGCAGCTGCATACATTCATTATTTCGTGCGAATGTTAAATCTGATCAAATGTCTTACCTTCTTCTATAACAGGACTGTGACTTGTTTTGTTTGTCGTCACTTGACTGCATTTTATGTGAAGTGAAGGATACGTTGTCATGTCATTGCTTTCTACAACAGTAAAATGTATCTTTTTGTGTGTCTGCGTTGGTGAATGTTCTAAATTAAATTCGTCGATACATGCAGGctcagtggttttttttctgtgacataAAGGAGATGTAATATGTGTATTTCAATTGATCAACAACAAAACGGAACACAAAACACCCACCAATAGTCATGTGATATTGAAGAAGACTCAATGTACTTCGGTCATTTTCGAATTATGCAAAAAGGCTCGAACTTGCATTTATTCACAAGGTAAACTTCATGTCTGTGATACTTTTCGTATTGTATTGTTATAGATAACGCTTATTGTTTTCTCGTTGCAATGCAATTGTGTTACACATGCATATTATATTTGCCGCTGGCCGTTAAGCCACCAACAACCAATACAATTTACTTGCATTATATTTAAATGcagtaaacataaaaaaatatcattttgatgaagattttaaaactttagaTAAGCAATTTGACATCACCAAAACAGATGCAATTTTCTGACAAGAACTATATACTACATGATACATTTGTAGTTGTTATGTCTTTCtccaattaaattataaattcattCAGACAGATTCAAATGTCTATTCTTAACTGGATGAGTCTCACATAATACTGCAGAatgaatattttggaaaaaatggaatCATACTTTGTTTATCGATCTTCAAGCATTGCAAATAGTTGCTTTTATATCCAAGACTCTAAGACTAATGCAAACACGCGCTTgtcaaaacaattgaaaaatattctatatataaaaagggTACAAATGTACCAGACATTGATTACATTCATGTGACTGTAAACAAAGAGGAAACAGCCAAATATACGGTACAAATGCATTTTAGTTACTAGTGtctcctgatttttttttaccttattgtttatgtataaagtttaattttttgtattgttcaaTTTTTTCATCTGGAACagttctctatttttttttaattttttgttgttgtaataaTTGAATGTATATAAATAGTATGAGTTCTTACGTCTGAAGATAAGGAAGCAGTATTCGCTGGTGAATGTCCCATCAATTAAGGTTGATTTAAAGTTAAgcatttcattttgtttcaacaaaatagGTATAGCTGAAGTTCTGTTTGTACATTGGATTGTTTTAAGTGATTCATCTTTATTAAGTTCGGCAGATATGCTAATATCTATTGCTAACCCACAATTTATATGATCCGGTCCTGATATACTCTTTGTATAATACTTCATAAATACTTTGTCTTGATCAGTCTGGTTAAGTAGATAAACCTGACACACACAGTTATCTTCTGGAGTTGTAATACGTAATGCTACACT
Above is a window of Mytilus trossulus isolate FHL-02 unplaced genomic scaffold, PNRI_Mtr1.1.1.hap1 h1tg000873l__unscaffolded, whole genome shotgun sequence DNA encoding:
- the LOC134703108 gene encoding uncharacterized protein LOC134703108; this translates as MCQNGVGEEDVKTGRIEVDSVALRITTPEDNCVCQVYLLNQTDQDKVFMKYYTKSISGPDHINCGLAIDISISAELNKDESLKTIQCTNRTSAIPILLKQNEMLNFKSTLIDGTFTSEYCFLIFRQSNDMTTYPSLHIKCSQVTTNKTSHSPVIEEDANWTLYVIIGASAGAFTSVIAIAVVTIYTWRTRKNGSGHDCNDKDLEQSQMKSVRDPDYDSEGLKRNIIYQSSEQCDITDGNYHTVELEGRQEVESTQNIDGDYISIDENFSSNSKYKLKPGIQQEGKTQVTKEELGYKVEHVTLGTGNNVEYAVVNKRDRLGENTEPATSMNNKYAVVDKSGRLDKT